GAGTCCAGGACGTTTTGCCTCCAGGAGGGGCGAGCACCCGTGAGGTGGGACGTCCGGTCATGACCTGGGCCCCGTTCATGTTGGCTCCCGACGCAAAGGCGTTGGACGATACGGGTCCAGCGACAGTGCTGCTTCCATAAGATTGGATCTTGACTACGCCAGCGGGAGATTCCGTTGTCGATTCCACGGACGATGCCTTGTTCGTAACGGACGGGAGCGAATTGGAGGAGGTCGTTGAGGAATTCTCGGGACCCGGCGCGATGGCGGGCTTGACCACTGTCCGGGATGCAGACACACGTGTAGGTGGCAAAGTGAGAGAGAGGCCAAAGGACTACTCCGGAAAGTCGCTGCGGATAGGGAAGGGGTCGTGGACGTACCTGGTGCTTTGGGAGCCGGAGGCGGCGCCACTCCCAAGGAAAAACTCGTTGGACCTCCCGGCGGCGCGAGGACTCGCGAT
The sequence above is a segment of the Phaeodactylum tricornutum CCAP 1055/1 chromosome 10, whole genome shotgun sequence genome. Coding sequences within it:
- a CDS encoding predicted protein, which translates into the protein MSSYGYSCNNNQNHLVQKGRTTSRVLAPPGGPTSFSLGVAPPPAPKAPVVKPAIAPGPENSSTTSSNSLPSVTNKASSVESTTESPAGVVKIQSYGSSTVAGPVSSNAFASGANMNGAQVMTGRPTSRVLAPPGGKTSWTLG